The Pseudomonas fluorescens genome includes a window with the following:
- a CDS encoding quinone-dependent dihydroorotate dehydrogenase: MYTLARQLLFKLSPETSHDLSLDLIGAGGRLGLNGLLCKAPANLPVTVMGLEFPNPVGLAAGLDKNGAAIDGFAQLGFGFVEIGTVTPRPQPGNPKPRLFRLPEAEAIINRMGFNNLGVDNLLARVAAAKYKGVLGINIGKNFDTPVERAVDDYLICLDKVYAHASYVTVNVSSPNTPGLRSLQFGDSLKQLLADLARRRAELAVMHGRHVPLAIKIAPDMTDEETTQVAQALIETGMDAVIATNTTLGREGVEGLEHGDEAGGLSGAPVRDKSTHTVKVLAAELAGRLPIIAAGGITEGRHAAEKITAGASLVQIYSGFIYKGPALIRESVDAIAALR; the protein is encoded by the coding sequence ATGTACACCCTGGCCCGTCAGCTGCTGTTCAAACTTTCCCCGGAAACCTCCCACGATCTGTCCCTGGACCTGATCGGCGCGGGTGGACGTTTGGGCCTCAACGGTTTGCTGTGCAAGGCGCCGGCGAACCTGCCGGTGACGGTCATGGGCCTGGAATTCCCCAACCCGGTCGGCTTGGCGGCGGGGCTGGACAAGAACGGTGCGGCTATCGACGGGTTCGCCCAGTTGGGTTTCGGTTTCGTGGAAATCGGCACCGTCACCCCGCGCCCGCAGCCGGGTAATCCCAAGCCACGGCTTTTCCGTCTGCCCGAGGCCGAGGCGATCATCAACCGCATGGGCTTCAACAACCTGGGCGTCGACAATCTGCTGGCCCGGGTGGCCGCGGCCAAGTACAAGGGCGTGCTGGGCATCAACATCGGCAAGAATTTCGATACCCCGGTGGAGCGCGCCGTCGACGATTACCTGATCTGCCTGGACAAGGTCTACGCTCACGCCAGCTACGTGACCGTCAACGTCAGCTCGCCGAACACCCCGGGGCTGCGCAGCCTGCAATTCGGCGACTCCCTCAAGCAACTACTGGCCGACCTGGCCCGGCGACGCGCCGAGCTGGCGGTGATGCATGGCCGGCATGTGCCGCTGGCGATCAAGATCGCCCCGGACATGACCGACGAAGAAACCACCCAGGTCGCCCAGGCCCTGATCGAGACGGGCATGGACGCGGTGATCGCCACCAACACGACCCTGGGTCGCGAAGGCGTCGAAGGTCTGGAGCACGGTGACGAGGCGGGTGGGTTGTCGGGTGCGCCGGTGCGCGACAAGAGCACTCATACCGTGAAGGTGCTGGCCGCCGAGCTGGCGGGGCGCTTGCCGATCATTGCGGCGGGTGGGATTACCGAAGGCCGGCATGCCGCCGAGAAAATCACCGCCGGGGCGAGCCTGGTGCAGATTTATTCGGGCTTTATCTATAAAGGACCGGCGCTGATCCGTGAGTCGGTGGATGCGATCGCGGCGTTGCGTTGA